Genomic DNA from Thermotoga petrophila RKU-1:
AGTTTCAAGGAGTCTTCTATTGTGAGCCTTCTGAAGTCCAAACCGATCACCTCCTCTTGAGAATTATATCAGAGACGTGTTAGAATTATTCAGAAGAGCGATGAAATTTCTTCTGAAATGGAAAATGAACATATTTCTATAGAATAAAAGAGCCTTATTGAAAGCCTTTTAACACTTGACACAATCAGGTAACAGGTTGTATAATTCATAAGAGTAAAATCTATATTTAACAAATTTTAACTTGGGAGGTGTTTTTATGAGGAGAAGAGCGGGTTTCACGTTGATTGAGCTTCTGATCGTCATGGCTATCATCGCGGCTCTGATGGCGGTGCTCATTCCATCAGTAACAGGGGCAATGAGAAAAGCAACTGCCACAAAGATAGCGGTGCAACTGAGAAACATAGAGCAAGCGGTGGAACAATATCTGTATTCTATGTTGCCAAAGTCTGATGATTTAGACCAGTCACCATATAATGATCTTGATAGAAATCAGGATTTCAGAGATTTTACAAATGTTGGGCTTCTAAACAACGACGAAGTTGATATTAAACTAATACCTGATGATAATAATAAAAGGATAAAAATTGCCCTCTATTACAATGCTCCTAGTACCGTCATAGCACAGCTGATAGTAGGTACTCTCAGAGAAGCGTACGGTGGTGGAACGACGAAAAATCTTGGCTCGCTAGATGATGTTGATGAAAATACTGACGATGGAGCTTACTACAATAACACCAATGTTTTTA
This window encodes:
- a CDS encoding type II secretion system protein, which produces MRRRAGFTLIELLIVMAIIAALMAVLIPSVTGAMRKATATKIAVQLRNIEQAVEQYLYSMLPKSDDLDQSPYNDLDRNQDFRDFTNVGLLNNDEVDIKLIPDDNNKRIKIALYYNAPSTVIAQLIVGTLREAYGGGTTKNLGSLDDVDENTDDGAYYNNTNVFIIKSIDAFWW